Proteins encoded together in one Gigantopelta aegis isolate Gae_Host chromosome 8, Gae_host_genome, whole genome shotgun sequence window:
- the LOC121378939 gene encoding annexin A7-like, with translation MSYPPENPPPYAPPGPLMQQPVGAPPPVGGYPQGGGYPPESGGYPPGGGYPQGAGYPPGGGYPPGGGYPQGAGYPPGGGYPPGGGYPQGVPYQQGYYPQPGPQKTVYVQETRKDNSRAGECCLIGLCSALLCCCLCD, from the exons ATGAGTTACCCTCCGGAAAATCCCCCTCCATATGCTCCACCAGGGCCTTTGATGCAGCAGCCCGTAGGCGCACCCCCACCCGTAGGCGGCTACCCGCAAGGCGGTGGCTATCCACCGGAAAGCGGCGGATATCCACCCGGGGGAGGCTATCCACAAGGCGCCGGCTATCCACCTGGAGGCGGCTATCCACCTGGAGGAGGCTATCCGCAAGGAGCTGGTTATCCACCCGGAGGAGGCTATCCACCCGGAGGCGGCTATCCGCAAGGCGTTCCCTACCAGCAAGGTTACTACCCACAACCTGGTCCACAAAAAACTGT atatgTACAAGAAACACGAAAAGATAACAGCAGAGCAGGAGAGTGTTGTCTCATAGGATTGTGTTCCGCATTGCTGTGCTGCTGTTTGTGTGATTAA